GTTCCCTGTGCTCTCTCCTTGGGAAGAGTCTCCTCGTGACTCAGCATGGATGCCATGGGCTACTTACCCCATCGTGCAAACTCATTGAGAGAGTTACCATGTTTTGGAGAAAACAGGGGCTAATGACACAaaactgctgaaggaaaaaagcaaagtccATTTGGGGACAATACTTAATTACTGGTGGCAATTTGCAGATTCAGAAGCTGCAGCACAATTTTTAGGCTGCACTAGCCCTATCTAGGTCCAATCTGTTATCTGAGATGTGACAGATTgtgtctttctcctcctgcttaaTTCTTCAGCTACTCAGGAGCTGTGTTTACAAAGTGCctttgcagcacagcacagagctgctcacaAAGCAATGTATTCGCCTTCTCATTCCCATCCTGATCTTGCAACATTTAAGTCAGTGAGAGCTTTGCTCATGAAATATTGACTCCAGGATCAAGGACCTATTACAGTCCAAACCGAAGACTTTAGCAGGAATTTGCTGCTCTTGTTTTAAGCAAGTAGGCTACAGACAAGCAGTGGAGGAAGAATGGGAGGAAACATCAACATCGTGGGACACAAATGCTTTAGAGTATTGGTTCCTAATGCATTGGCAGTGCAGGGAGGTGAGGGTTGGAGCTAGGTCATCCCAGATACCTGTAAAGTTACTCACATGTTGAAGACATCTTCTGAAGAAATCTGAAAGGGCTTTGGGAACAGAAACCATCACCTTCATAGGATTATGTCTGGGCTGCTGGTTCAGATTGTCTGGACCAGAATAAGAGATACTGAAAATCTGTGTAGGGGTCTCTGATCCTACAAGGCAAAGACGGTGTTTGCAGTGTGCTGCACAACTTGGTGATCATACATAGATTTCAGCTGGTGCTGGCTAACTTCTCAGAGAATAAGGCTCCATGGTTTTGTGGGACCTGCTGGGATCTGCTGGCTGGTACCACAACTCGAGCAGTGCATGACTCCAAGATTAGAGGACACAACTCAGAGCTATCCATGTGGGCATGTTTGGTGGTGGATGTAATGAACATGCAAAGCCTTGGTGATGGTCATTGATGATAGATCATCTCAGTCCAAGTGTGGGGTCTCTGGAGGACAGTGACGGGGCATACGATGGATTTTTCTCTGATACCACCCCACCATCTCTCCTCCTGCACATCCCTGCAGGATTTGAACCACACAAAGGTGCAACTTCACATGAACAGACTAGTAAGAAGCTCACTCACGACTCCTGTTGTAATGAGGCTGGTATGAGAAAGTGCAATATCTGCATTTGACCTTGTCATCTCTATAAACATGGACTTATTTGGCAAGACTTACCAGATCTTTCCTGATCCTCTGCAAATGACCTTTTGGAAGACAATGAACCAGACAGCAAACTTCAGGGTGAGAACTGGTCTTTTTTAATGAGAGGACCAAATGCCATTTCTATCAAACCAGAAGAAACTAATGCAAACATCactgtttccttcctcctctcagcACTGCAAGTCTCTGCTctacttctttttcctgtgtgtcAGGCAGCAGTGCATCCTCCTGCAGTCTTCAGTAtgctcctccttctctcctttagCACATGTCCTGGAACAATACCCACTGCAGCTCTTTTTTGACTGATTTTTGCCTgtagacagaaagaaagaaagaaagaaagaaagaaagaaagaaagaaagaaagaaagaaagaaagagagaaagagacatcTGCATTGGCTAATTCGTCATGGTCAACAACACAGAAATCCCAGCACCACACAAGAAACTCTCTCCTTAAAATAAAGTATCCACATCCACAGTGGTACTTGGGAATTGACCCTGGCCACTGTCAGCCCTTGTCTCAGGAATGGTTTGAGACCATGCTATGGGACCAAGAGCAAAACTGAGCCAGTGCTGGCAACTAAATGGTGTGGAAACTTAGTTCAAACGTCAAGCTGAGACCTCAGTCCTGGCACTGCTGAATTTATCAGTATAGTCATACCCTGGTTATTTACCTTCAGATGAGCTGAACTGCTCTGACTCTATCAACTAGTGTCCAATGACCTTGACGGGACCCAGTTCACATGGAGACCTCCAGATGGTGGTTGTCTAAATCTAGGACGGTATGATTCTGGAGCTGAACTCCACTCCAAAAGTCTCGTGagccaaacccaaccaaaatcTCTGTACAAGACTTACCACACACACCTACTTTCctggaaaagtctttttttaaccttaattcctttatgGTTCACTATTATCTCTCATATAATTTTCTGCCTTACCTGGGGTGACCATCAAGGCCAttagaaaaacagcaaacacaACATAGATGATCCTCATGACTGAATATCCACCAGGATCACAGCAGGTCTGGGATGCAGCCTTGCAGAGGGAACTTGAATCAGTTGCTGTGAATAAGGCTGGAGATCCTGGTATTTATAGACATTTCTTGACAGACAGGACAGTGTTAAGGAGGAGCATGACTTCGCTGTTGTCCAAGGACACATTGTTTGCTGCTTAGCGGGATATTATGTCACTCCAACCCAGTGGCCACCTGACAATGAGACATCCACTCTGTGCCCGTTCATCACTGGTTGTTTGAAGGCATCTCATGTGGCCTGTGCAGTCATCTCTCCCTTGGGAGCTGGCGTCCTCTCAATCTGGCTGCCAAAGTTTTTAGCACAGACAATTGGGACTATCAGTCCCCAGTCAGGGGGGCTTGGTGTTGGTTTGTAGGAATGGTTGCAGTGGGCAGCGTTACAGCAACAATTCTGAGaccccttcttcttcccttaCAAAGCAGAGACCTAAAAGGACTGGTACTACACTGGCCAATGCCATCGTATGCATTCCCAGCTGTATGTCAAGACCTAGACCCTCTACAAGAATCCAAAGTGCTGTAGCAGTGGACATGCAAGTTGTCATAAAGTTGAAATGACTTTCCTGCAAAAAGACCCTCTGGCTGTCTGAAGGTGAGGTCTCCAGTCTAAGCTAATCACTGGGGCTCAATTCAGTTGCCTGAACACAGACAGCACCTTTTGAGACCTCCTGAAATTTCCCAAGTTTCTCCTACTCTCCTACATTAACCATGTCCAAGAGATTTGAAAGCCACTTTCTGCAGATAGCATAAATAGCAACTCATTTCTAGTCTCTGAGTGTTGGACTTTGTAAACATAAATGAATAGAATATAGCAAAATGCTAAGTACAGAGATGACCAAAGCAGAGTGTCAAGTAGCTTATGCCTCTATTGACCACCTGAAGTATCCTTCACCACAAGATGGGAAGAAGTCCtagcatttacatttttatcagATTGTGATTGATGTGTTTCTTCCcttatttccttctcccttgtGGAGAAGCACCTCCAGTCCAAGCAGAGACTGAACCCAAGCAGAGACACTGTAGGTTGTGTTCCTTGGCAACGAGTGAATGTTTGAGACTGAACAAGATTGGCACTGCATTATACTATTCCTTCCAGAACTGCCTGAGAGCAGGCTGGGGCTATCTGCCCTGGAGAGCAAAAATTGCAGAAGCACTCGCTCCAAGTCTATCCACTCTGAGTGAGATTAATTCAGAGATGAATACATCTATATTTTGATTTCTCATGTGGGTGTCTCCTTTTGTTCTGGATGTTTACACTCCTTTGAGAGTCAATGGAGATCTACTCAATATAATCCATGGAGCTGGGAGAGTGACTCAGTTTACTGGCCTGGAGGTTTTTATTTAGGGTAAGTTGAACCTGCTCTGACTTTCTCAACATTATTGACTGGACTGACTATTCCCAGTGACTTAGACATCTAGATGCATATTTGAGATGTCCCACTTGGTCTCCAGCTGTGTCCCTAAGAGAGTAATGGTCTCCCATAGCTCCCGTGTTATACCTGCCAGCCACACAGAGATGTCCCAGGCACTCATTGGTGCCTCAGATGGCACTAGACATCTTTATTTAGGCAACTCAATTAACCACTACCATGTCTGTAGATCATTCTACGTAAATACTTCTTCCTAATCTCCATTTTAATCTCACCCAGAGAGTGCCAGGTGGACAAAGACATGAAGGGACTGGGAACAAGGGGGTCCCATCCACTCCATCCTTCACATCCAGCTTGGACAGCACAGCTCTAAGATGCTGAGCAGATCACAGTCCCTGTGGATTTGCAGTTGTCCTCTCTTTCTGTACTGAGTGTGTCCATTGCATTGCAAGGTAAGAAAGCAGGGGACAAGCAGAAGAAGAGGATAGCACAGAAGGATTAAACTGCCCCAAATTTTCCCAGTGCACTCCTGTAGCTGTCCTCTGTCTAGAAGGACAATGATCACTCAGATCAAAAGGaagctgtgaccccgtgggaagcccgcactggagcaagctcctggcaggacctgtggacccgtggagagaggagcccatgctggagcaggtttgctggcaggacttgtgaccccgtgggagggacccacgctggagcagttggtgaagaactgcagcccgtgggaaggactcacgttggagaagttggtgcaGGACTGTctgccgtgggagggaccccacgctggagcagaggcagagtgtgaggagtcctcccctgaggaggaaggagcagcagagacacggTGTGATGcactgaccctaacccccattccccgtccccctgtgctgctgggggggagggagagaatttGGGACTGAAGataagcccaggaagaaggaagcaggagggagggaggtattttaagattttatttcctttctcactATCCTACCCTGACTTTGGTTAGTAATAAATCAAACTGATTTCCCCAAGATAGTCtggtttgcccatgacagtaactggtgagtgatctccctgtccttatctcgacccacgagcctctCATCATATTTCCTCCCCCTGCCCggttgaggaggggagtgatagagcggcttctggtgggcacctggagtccaaggtcaacccaccacagactcTTATTCTCTGCTTATGTCTACGTACCCATGCTATACCTGTACCTTCACACCTAAAGCTGTGTGGTAGAAGGAATTAGTTTTCTTACTGagaagcctcaaaactgcattGTTTCTCCTAGACTGGCGTAAAAGTAGGAGACTGCTAATCCAGTGGTGAGAGCCTCTAAACAGTTTGTCTATGCAGAGGTACATGACTGCTCCTGCTACAGAGCTTACACACACCTTTGATTACCTTCACGGCTCTTCTCCACACCTTTTTCTGCTCCAACACACCCGGTTTGAGCCAGGGAGAGCAGAAACCAAACCCTAAGTACAGTATTGACCTGCAGATGAGAGAGATGCACTGACTAAGCAGTCTTGGGACTTTGGCATAAAGAGGACACAAAATCCATTGCATGAGGTCTCTGAGGACCTATGGGCTTCTCTGTTGGCCACCTCTGGGGATTTGCTGAAATTTTCATGGAAAGAGGGCTGTCATGCTTAGAGGAGACATTGCTGAGCTACTCACATTTTTTAAGACATCTGCAGGTAACCTGTAGCCTGAAAAGGCAGTGAGGAACTGAAAGATTCTCTCTTGTCTCCAGAGGGGTGTGTTCAGGGCCATAGAGAAGGAGATAGGGAAAATGATACCTTCTTCCCAAATCCCTACCCCATAAGACCACTGGCTGCTTTGCAGCTTGTTGTCAGTGGATATTCAGACTTTTTTGGTGCTGATGAGCCTTTGGGCTGAGCTTGGAGAACCTGTTTTAATGCTTTATGTGGGATCATGGGGACACAAGTAACCACACCGCACACACCAGAGTtacatctcctttttttttctttttaattatttagagGAGGggatgacaatttttttttttttatttttctcttttaattatttagaggagaagggtgattttttttttttttaatttttctctttttaattattgaTAGGAGGAGATGACAATTGGGATAGACAGCTGAGAAGCTGCTCCCAAAGTCACCACGgtgcctcctcttccccaggtGCTTCGGCTCCTATTTCCCCTTCCAGCCGGGTGGGATGCAGCAGTAGTACTTGCAGTCGGAGGAGAAGGACCACACGTCCGCCTTGGTGCACTTGCTGGAGCAGTACCCCACCTTGGGGCAGTGCTTCCTTATCTGCCCGTAGCCTGCAAGGGGAGACGGGGGAGAGCGGTTGGGTCAGGAGAGGAGCCTCTGCGCCCCATTGCCATGCCCTCCCATCACCCCCAGGTCTAAGTGTGGCAGTGGTCAGGAGGACGAGaccctgctcctggggaggTCCTGCTCCAGTCTCCCACATGCCCACCACTCCTGCCCAAGCCCAGCCCCAAAGCaggaagggaccttgaagagCACAAGCCTGAGAAACTCCTTGTGCATCCTTCTCCCCCCAGCTGGTGACTACAGGGCCAGCTGATGCCACAGGTGCAGTTTGAGAAAGAGGTGCTGCCAAGGAGAGCACA
The DNA window shown above is from Grus americana isolate bGruAme1 chromosome 3, bGruAme1.mat, whole genome shotgun sequence and carries:
- the LOC129205152 gene encoding cygnin-like, whose protein sequence is MRFLYLVFAVFLLVSLATPGYGQIRKHCPKVGYCSSKCTKADVWSFSSDCKYYCCIPPGWKGK